A genomic region of Anas acuta chromosome 1, bAnaAcu1.1, whole genome shotgun sequence contains the following coding sequences:
- the FAM180A gene encoding protein FAM180A isoform X2: MLYPAAQRLKRSSAAFLNPVLQNSLEDVVLLYEFLLAELDIDKSQRISIKDEELASLRKAAEFDTICNEIIPKSITEIRRLSSRLSSYPRILKKEDFERTVLTMVYTAYRAAQSDGHQKDTWVESFVSLYKALKHDLMFHKTKEPS, translated from the exons ATGCTTTACCCAGCTGCTCAGCGATTGAAGAGGTCCTCAGCTGCCTTCCTTAATCCAGTGCTGCAAAACTCCTTGGAAGACGTGGTCCTGCTTTATGAG TTTCTTTTAGCCGAGCTTGACATTGACAAGAGTCAGAGGATCTCTATCAAAGATGAGGAACTGGCTTCACTGAGGAAGGCTGCTGAGTTTGACACCATCTGCAATGAGATTATCCCCAAGAGCATCACAGAGATCCGCAGGCTGAGTAGCAGACTGTCGTCCTACCCGAGGATCCTCAAGAAAGAAGACTTTGAAAGGACAGTGCTGACCATGGTCTACACAGCCTACAGGGCTGCTCAGTCTGATGGGCACCAGAAGGACACTTGGGTTGAATCCTTTGTCAGTCTTTACAAAGCCCTGAAGCACGACCTGATGTTCCATAAAACCAAAGAGCCATCGTAA